TAGCCTTAATTATTTACTTCTGTATGTGTGTTCTTCCTACTTAGTAACtaataaatgcatatatatatatgtgccaTTTTTCAGTGGGCAGCAATTTCAATTTGACAATGATGTTAAAGTTGTTCGCCATTTTCTCAGAAAGATTGAGAAGAATTTTCGGTGAACGGGAGATACAGGCTATGGTTGTGCTTAGCCTTAGCTTTCAAACCATCCTCATCGTGATGGGATATAGGAGAAAGGTTTGTTACAAAGCATCCTAATCCTGTTCTataattttctttctctatATATATCAGTTAagaagtttctctctctctttttttttttccaaaactgAAATCTATTTTGCCTCTCATAGAACTTTTCTAGGAGTTTTCTGTCTCACTCTTTTTGTTCTATTATATActctacaaataaaaacatgctacatgtccatttattttattaaatattaaatttatgcTTTCTATTATTTCGATTTGGAAACATgatgggttatttatttatttattttagaaaattgaaataatagaaggcataaatttagcatataataaattagatgaacatatgacatgtttttatttgtagagTATATAGTGAAACAGGAAGAGTGGGATAAAAAATTTGGACTCATTTTCTAGGaccacaatttttaaaatatctagaaGCTTTGTAAAAGGCTGATTTCACCATCAATTAAACAAGAGTGACCAAGAAGCTTCAAAGTCTCTCACTTAAGTGATTTAACTGACTAGAAGCAAGTTTAAATAGGTCCGGCCTCTagcaaaattataattatattctttatttttaataatataccaaactcaaaaaatttgtattgaatatttttttttaacctctcTTACTctaggggaaaagaaaaaaaatcatatatgtaaccttaaaattataaaaaagtataTTATCATAATATTACTTAACGAATGTGTCagattttaaatttctttttcattttaaaaaaataatcttttatAATGTTATATACTTTTTCAGGTATTTTACAATTCAtctataatttgatagttggaaataaatttaagatagagaggataaaaaataaaaacgtcaTACAATCTATTTAAAACATCAAGGCATATATAGAATAGTTAAAAATTTTGAGTGTACGATTACATTTGTCATGCTTCTAACttaatttgcttttgttttatttttaattatttaaatcaTTCTTCTGAATATCTTATTTTTAGATTGACCTTTTAAATTCATATATCAATgactatttattatttatatttttgttgttgtttgaaaTATATGCTTGTAGTCAACTTAACTTAGATGATGTAGCCTTTTTTTTGAGAgtccatcctttttttttcttttttgaggtgAAATTTTGAGAATCCATCCTTATGATGTAgcttaagaataaaaatattaatgattgaACTAACTCTAATAGTAGactccaaaaataaattgaaaacaagcacgaaaaaataaattataacttacatttatgttaaaataatgtatgttgatcaaattttttttttttttttacaaaattaagcaattttttcttatgttaataaatatttttggaaaaaaatattgactttaATATCTATTTTAATCTTACAACCTTGAGTTAAAATTCATGGATTAACTACTGCCTATATCCAATCATATTTCATGTACttcacaattttataattatggCCACGTTGTACCCCATGATTAGGCCCAAAATAATGACTGATCATGATAGGCTATTGAAAAAGTGGTTTTTGTGCCAATTTATAGCCCCATTAGTAGAATCTAAAGCATGACCAAACTTTACAATTAATTTTCAGAATATATCTCATTTCATTTATTCCATATCTAAAAGTCATAATTCAAGTGTATATGTCATTCAAATTTTTGGTGCCTTTCACAAAATTTACATATGCTTGACCcaagtttggaaaaaaaaaaaaatcttaatttactAATCAACTGAATccaataatttataattgatttttttccttGACTAAATAATGTTATAATATGGaagaaatactttttttttcttttaaattaatgTTGCTAAAATAGTTAAGTAGAAACTTATGAAGAAAGGCAAAAGAATCTTCATAACTGAAAAATTATGTCTTAAGTAAAATATAacttatcaagaaaaatgttaCTAATTACCTCAAGCAAGCTTACAAAATTTCCATACTTCTCTCCAAATATTTACTTCTTACATCCACAAGTTCCACTTAAAACAAATTATACAATGACCCAATTCCATCAATCCATATTAATGATACTACATACTTAGCGATTGACTGATTAACAAAAACCATGCAATGATGTCCACCCATTAGGGAAACTCTCAGAAATTATCCAAAAGTTATCCAAAAGTGCTCACCCTTAAATTTGACTTTTAAAAGTACGAAAAGTATGTCGAAGGCCAAAAAATACCTTAAAGGATTCTTAAAACATTTACATCAGTTTAAGAATTTGTTGTTGTTCACGCCTTAGGAAAATTATCGTTTtcgcttttatttatttatttattttttaatgaagtttaTTTCTCTAGATATTACGAGCCCATTTAGTaatattgttctagtaacgttatttaaattttgtgaaaaatacgtgtgagtgaaaaaaatgttgtagaaatacgtgttatattatttaaacaacgaaaaccgttatttaaacaacataacCAAACAACCCCTAATTctattgttgtagttgatttacCAGTTTCTTAATAATATTCAATGAAGTTTGTTCCTCCAGATATTAATTCTGTTATTGTAGCTGATTTATGTGCTTCTTGATAATATTTTCAATgtctttttccttaaaaaaaaataaacaataacatTGGCCTATCTAAAATAGCATAAGCTTCACAATTTGTCCAACTAATctaaaaaacactcacatcaacCTATACAAAATTGCGTAAAATATGATTCTAGATAAAGTAGCcatgtatatttatatagttagtGTTCATATGCAAatctgttttttatattttctttattcagagagagagagagagagagagatgatttgagaaaataataaaaaaattgataaaaaattatattttaatgaaatgtagtaTAACATAGATAATTTGATTTaggtgtttttgaaaagtgattatgtaaaatagaaaaaaaaaagttttttttaattaaatattgtaTAATATAGATAATTTGATTTAGGTGCTTTTGaaaagtaaatatataaaatagaaaaaaaaaagtttttatactaaaatagatgGAGATTTTTACATAAGATGTACAAAATGTTCTTACTTTCAAAACTTGTagcttttaagaaaaaaaataaaataaaataaattttactttttatattttttcaatccATTGACATCCTCGAATACCAATCCCAAtgtcaaaaataattaattacccatctaaagaaaagaaaagaaaaggagactaattttagtttttggagCAAAACATCTCAAAGTGTCCAAAAGAGTGAGGTTTGTGCAAGTGGTCTTTTAAGTGAGCTGGTGTATTGGATCAAGCGTTTTTGGAGAGCCTAAAAATAGCTTTGTCGTGTGGTGTGGAGCTTCTCTAGGctttccattaaaaaaacaagtttACTTTCAAAGTTTtcttaaagaaataaaagtatcgtttttttttttttttttttcctttttttcttaatgatgCATTAGTCACTCACCTCTAAATATGACTAAACTATTCTAAGCAActcttattcattttttaagttagtTTTAAgcaaatttctttattttgaaccCTATCATTTGGTGTATTTTCATCCATTTCAATATTCTCAGTTAAGTTATACCCATTTTCTAAATATGGGTACTTCTTGATAGTTCATCATTCAGTACTATAGGGTATAGTTGATCTTTTAGCAGtcttaaaaattttccttttaacttAATACGTATTCTATAATTTCGCAACACACTTGATGCACTCCTCCCTTTCATCCACCATACTCTTATTGTATGATTCACATTATTTTCAATCTCTcaatttttatgaattattaatcctttttttttttttatgaacttatGAATTAGTAATCCAAGATATTGAAAGCTACCACTTTTTAATATCTCTTGACCATAAAGTCTTATGACCCcttcatttttgtttgtattttttttactaaatttatATTCCATGTAATATGTTTTAATCCTACTTAACCAAGAAAATTTAGATTCTAGAGTGTGTcaccaaatttttaatttggcaTTAACTCCATTTTTAGTTTCATTCACTAAAACTATATCATATCCATAAAGAATACACCAAGGCACTTTCTCTTGGGTCAATTTAGTGAGTTTATCCATCACTAAGGTAAAGAGATATGGACTTTAATGCTAATTCTTGATGCAAACCTATAGTGATAGGAAACTTACTTGTTATTAAACTTGTTACTGCTCCATTCTACATATCCTTGATCAGCTTAATATATTTGAGAGAAACTCCTTTATTTTCTAAAACCCACCACATAACCTCTTCAGGAACCTAACCCTATCATATGCTTtctataaatcaataaaaacagATCTTTGGAGGCTCTGTTTTTGCTTGTGTACAGTTTGGGGACTGTGGTGCTTATGGTTTAGGACCAAACTTAGTGGTGGGAAGTATTTCACCGAGTCACGATAATAGATCTCCAAGCTGTTGATAACTTTAAAATGCTCAACAACTAGAATTATAACTAGTGGTTAAAATGCATGAGTGATACTCACAGGGACAAGATTTATGATAGTTTTGTCTCCTGAGAAGTGAGTATGCGACACCTTTATATCATAGTTTTCAAAGAAGAATGATGTGAGACAacaatttcttaaaaatgagATAACTTCAAAAGCGCAACGGTATACGGCAATCACTCAATAATTCACAAAGGTTAAGTTTCTTTAATGGTACACGACAATCACTATctccaattttttattcttgaaaGATGTTTGTCTTTTCCAGTTTTCCTTCTCTAGAACTTTGCTTCCTTTATAATCAAACTTCTACCACAGTTTTTAGGATGTCTACAAGATTGGTTAAAGACAAATTTTACTGTTAGTAAAAGAATGGCCTATAAAACCTTCAATAGGCACATAGAATCATAGATTGTATGCATAAtaatttagttaaaaatattaatgtaatAACAAATCTTATTGATGTTACTTCAAAAACAAACCGCTTTCATCACATTGAAATACATTACTTATTATAGATTATGGCTTTACAtcactttattattataattattgttgattttttgaGTGATGTTTACAAATTATGGTTCAACATTTGATCTATTTCAGTCCACTTGGGTCCATTTCGATCAACTTTGGTCTACTTTAATCTTATTCAGTCCCTTTCGTCCATTTTTGTCTTGTCTGGTCCAATTCAGCCACTTTGATCCATTTCAATCCAATTTAGTTCACTTTAATCCAATTTAGTTCACTTTAATCCATTTTAGTCTAGTTCAATCTACTTCGATACATTTAGACTATTCCAACCCAATTCAgccaatttggtccattttagtccaatttggtccacttcaaTCCACTTTGGTATACTTACTTAAGATTgggaaaaaacatgtttgggTTAAGGGTACCATCaatttttttgagtaatatataagttttaattatcataataatatctttaaatgagaaatttgaataatatatttgaaatttaaaaattttagttgaaccaaaagaaattaggaaaatttaatgcataataacaatagttagaagaatattgaccactttaaatatatatatatatatatatatatatatatatatatatatatatataactatatatttgtaaaaacatagagataaaaattagttttagaaattctttaatttttaaggagaaaaagctatctataatatataaaatttagaaaataattttttttttaaagatgtggtataaattatacattataccacatcttaaaataattatatatcagAAAATATAACAGTTTATAAACTGCCACTTTATTAAACTTTTCCTAAAAATAATATTGGTGTACTttcaaatatatacatttttttttttttttgttataatcaAATAAAAGTAACTTTGCTCTTATCACGTGTTATATTCAACAAGGTTTCAACCAGCAACAACCTCATCCTCCTCCTTTGGAGTTCCTACCTGTTAGCAAGCTGGTTTGCAACAGTCTCATTGAGTATAATCTCCAACAATTTAGGAAATGCCGAAAATAAGCCAATTGATACAAAGCTTGTCATAACATCATTCTGGGCTCCATTTTTTCTCTTGCATCTTGCTGGTCCCGACACCATTACAGCATACTCCTTGGAAGACAATGCATTGTGGCGGAGGCACGCCTTAACATTAGCAAGCCAGGTAGGAGTGACTGTGTTTGTCATCATCAGAGCTTGGGAAAATACCCTGCTTAATATTCTTACAGTTGCAATGATGATTCCCGGGATAATTAAGATTGGGGAGAGAATCTGGGTTTTGAGGTCTGCGAGCAGTGAAAACTTTAAAGCAACGACGCTACGTCGTCCTGATCCAGGCCCCAATTATGCGAGATACATGGAAGAATACCGCTCGAAGAAAGAGGAGGGGTTCGACGTTACATCAGGTACATTCATTGAAGCTCCTATTGTATCAGACATTTCCATTCCAAAGCCAGCAAATGCCAAAATTGCAGATGCACACTCTCTTCAATGTGCCTATATATTGTTCAAGACTTTCAAGCAGCTATTTTCTGATCTCATCCTGAGCATCCAAGATATAAAGAACAGCCAATCCTTCTTTCAAAAAGTACAATTTGAAGAAGCTTTCAAAGTGATTGAGGTTGAGCTAGGATTCATGTACGATGTGTTTTATACAAAGGCTTACAAGGTTTATTCCCTAGTGGGTGGCATTCTACGTCTTATCAGTTTCTCGTCTACCGTGATTGTGCTCTTGGTTTTCGCCATTGTCGTTGATGAAAAGAGTGTCTACTCAAGAGAGGAGAGAATGGTCACTTATGTTTTGCTTAGTGGAGCCATCTTCCTAGAGATATATTCAGTGTTGATATTAATTACCTCAGACTGGTCAATGCTTTGGTTGAGTAAGCGCAAGACTGCAATGGTAGATCTCTGGTATAATTCCATTTCATCAGTTCCATTATTGGTTCCAAAAAAGAGGTGGTCCAATACCATGGGACAATACAACCTAATAACATATTGCCTTCATCGCAAGAAACCCACTTGCCGTGCTATCCAGAGGTTCTTATTCCATTATGAGTTGTTAGAGAAGCAACGatatgaaaattcaatggacgTTTCTGTGgatttgaagaaattgatatttgagCACCTTCTAGAGAAATCAAAGATTGCCTTAGAACTTAAGGTTTGCAAGGAATTATGTGCTTGTAGGGGTGAGCGGGTTcttaaaaatgcaaaatgcCTTGATTGCATtaacaaagaaaagaataaaaaacaaaatgaggACGTTGAAGTAGAATCTGAGGTTCCTAAAGATGCAAAATGCTTTTATGAACTGAGCAAAGAAAATCGTAAAACACTCCAAGACAGCGTTGAGGCAGAATTTGACCAAAGCATTCTTCTCTGGCACATTGCAACAACCCTATGTTATTATTCTGATCGGAACACAAACTCAAACAACTCTGTCAATTGTCCAAATTATGAAGCCAGCAAGTCATTATCAGACTATATGCTATATCTTCTAGTCATGCGTCCTATCTTGCTGCCAAATGGGATTGAACAAATCAGGTTCCAAGACACATGCGCTGAGGCCGATGAATTTTTCTATGAAAGAAAATCTATATTTGATGAAACCCAAGCATGCATAAAGTTACTTGAAGTGAGCACTGAAATTCCACCATCTATAGTGAAAGGAGATAGAAGCAAGTCAGTGCTATTCGATGGATGTAGGCTCGCTAAATCATTGCAATGCATGGAATATCAAAAGAAATGGGAGTTGGTAAGTCATGTGTGGGTTGAAATGTTGTGTTATGCTGCGACAAAGTGTCGATGGAACCATCATGCTCAGCAGCTCATCCGAGGCGGAGAGCTATTCACTCATTTCTGGCTTCTTATGTCGCATCTTGGTATAACTGAGCAGTTTCAAATTTCTAAGGGCCATGCAAGGGCTATGTTGGTTGTGCATTGAATAAGATTTTATAGTATGTGAAGTGTTTTTACATACAAAATAAAGCATTGAcaattcttattattattattatttttttgtttttgttttttgtttttttttttgagcgtCGAATACAATTTGACAATATATTATCCTCTAATGCTATTCCTTGAGAATTTATTATAATTCTtctaccaataaaaatttattatccaAAGTTTTTCATATGGATTCAATGTACGCTATCAATTCAAGGGTGCCCCATCTGGCTAAAAAACATGGTTAACCCATCTGGTTAAAAAAAAGGAGGTTTAACCATGATAGGGTTATATTTTTGTGTTGGCATATCATTTGATAAAAcatattttacttataattaggTAGATTTAAGATGTTTCTAGAATATTATGAAGCATGTTGGATAATCAAGACAATTGATATTATTGAAGACATAAAGATTGTACCAAGAAACAATTGAAGAAAAGTTGAATAAGTGAACTTTGGTACTAGTCTCGACACAAGCTCGATACTAGCATGTATTGTGATTAAATGAAGGACCTCAACTCTAGCTCGACACTTCTTAATCTATCGAGTTATGCAGATCCAAAAATCTCAGGTCAgatttttggctcatgatgacTTGGATTATTAGGGTTTCATTCACTAAACTCCTAAATGGTATAAAAGCTTTATTTTAAACTCATCAAAGATACAAAGACTCAATTAGAGAACTCATATACTTTTGTAGAAGCTACTACATTCTTGTGcgccttaggattttgtaaccaagtacttccaAATATTTAACGTATATTGAAGCGAAAAACTTTTCATCCAACAACAAACTTCAAATGCTAGGAAGTTAATCACATACtggaatttgtgcaaagggAAGAAGCCTCTACAAGCTCAAGTCCAATTGAAAATTGAAGTgaaggttcaattgtaggttggtactTTAAGTGTAACACCCCAACCTTTatcccccccccacacacacacacacacaaaagggGGTCAAATTTTTAGACTCACACGTGACACCCCCACCTACCCACTCATTCTCAATCACACAACCTCacaaatatctctctctctcttgattgaCTGCCCCTCTTCTTTCAcactcaaacacaaacacacacatcaCTCTACCTCTCTCTCCCGAATCTCTCCTCCCTCTTGGTCTCTTGGTTAGCTTCTAAATTTTTGGTCATCAAACTCTTCTCCATGGTTTGACTTCTACCAACATTAATGTAAGGTAAAATCTCCATGACCCACCTTctaatatttttggatttttatccTATATTGTTAAGATTGCTCTTTGTTGTATGGGTTTTGTCTTTGGGGTTGTTTTCCTGTGTTTGTTGGGGCATTTAAGACCTAATTGgaggtttttaatttaatgggGTGATATGGATTTATTGTTTGGAAACCATGTGAGTTGGGTTTCTTGAGAAATCATTTGAAGTTTTTGATTTATATGGGAGATTGGGGTTAATTTTTGAAAGAGGgtttttttgcattttgaaaTGTATTTGGCATATGTGGTTGTGAGTGTGGTGTTAACCATAAATTTCTTAAGTGATGTGGGCATGTGCATGTTGCATGACAAGGGTTTGGTAAATTTCCTATATGAGTTATGGGATTGAATTTCTTGACTTTTGTTGTGATGAATATTATATGAGGTTGTGGGGTACATTATTAGTTGGTAATGTGTGCTAGCACATGTAACTTTAAGGTTAATCAAGTCTCAAAGTTTTTAGAATGGTACTAAAATTATAGTAATTTGCTTTTGGGACTATAAATCTGTCCATGACAGATTTGAGTAAGCTGCACTACgtgttttttaataaattatagaagacttattttgagtgaaattttTGGTGGTACATACTAGACATATAAAGGCTTCTCCTATTTAATTTCAAGAATTTTGGATAACACTAAGTggaccaaacaaattttataaaaagggCAGACCTGTTGCAAGTTATCTGAAAGTGTGATTAGGATGCTAAGACCTTTAAGGAATTTACTACAACCTTTTGTTGTGAGGTTTAGCTTGTAAGTTCATATGTGCTTTCTTTGACAAGTGTTTTACTTCGACTAATTTTATCATGGTTTGATAACGACATGATTTATATCAAGTTAGTAAATGTACATTGTTTGTGGTAGGGAATTATAGGCTTTGGTTGTGCTATAGTCCTATGAGTTGCTCGTATGCTTGTTTGGTTCCCTTTTGGGTAGGGGTGCTTGTCTTAGGATGGTCAAGCTAGGCTTTAGGGccttaggttttatttttgaggaGATCCTTTCCTATTCATGGAGACATATATGATAGTGTACTTTGTAGTAGGCCTTGTTATTAATAGGCTTGATACTTGTGTTTCTAGGTTCCAAGATACTTGGTGATGGAACTAGTAACTTGATTTGTTGAATGCGGTGCCCAATTGAAGCAAATTTGGATTGGACTGCTGAGGTAAGTGGCTTCTGAATGGGATTTTTAAAGAGGAATCATTATTGCACTAAAGTATTTGATGTTTAAACCCATCTTGGAACATCTTTCATGGTTTTCTTAAAACGTACTATATGTACTATTATTGTTAATTATTTATGGAAAATGTATGAAGTGTTGAAGGTGCATCATACTTCTTATTGCATATGGAGAAATGCATGATTTGATAGCATGGAAAAAATTAGCATCTTTGATTAAATTCTTGAGAATAgattttatggatttattgtattatttgaaagatTTAAAGATGCTTTATCATGACTTGTGatatttgagaaaattgataCAAAATCTTCTTGAGAAGAAATGAGTTTGAAGGCTTTGAGAACCTTGTGAATATATTGGGCATTTCAAAGTTTTTTGTGAAACTACTTGAAATTAAATTGTATTTTGTAAAATGCTACTTGCATTCTTTGTAAAACTACTTATAGCATGCTTTGTAAAATGCTAATCATCATGAAACTTGTATTTCCCCTACCCCCGTTAATTATACTTCTTACTGGGTTTTAACTCATTCCACTCTCTAATAGTTTTTTAGATCAATTTGCTATTCCTCAGGCATTGAGCTTGTTTCATTGGTGGTGATTGGAGTATTATGCTAATTGAGAGATTTATGCTATGATTGGTTTGTGACTCAACTTAGTAAATTTATCGAGGCCATCACTAATCCTATAAAAAATTGGGCTTTTGAGGTTTGTTAGCCTTAGCTAATTCTATCGAAAATTGGGCTCTTGAGGTTTGTTAGCCTTGGGCATGGTAGGcctaaattttgttgttgaggCTGCCTATCCTAGGAAGATTGTGATTTTATGTTGATCCATTTGGAGCTTTGAAATTTCATGTATATTTGGAGACATGATTGgtaatttgtattatttgtcAATGTCTCATAGAACTCTAACTTATATTGTGGAGAGTTCACAatgtttatttatctttataaaaaagaataaaaataaaaatcccctACAGTTTATTTTAATCGTTCTTTTCTCATGCTTTGAACCCTTTTAGGTTTAAGACATGACATTGGGATAGTCTAGGGTAGTGGTAAGATCCCCTACagtttatattatttacaaaatatcttGCCTTGtataataattgaatgtaaaatgcattacgattttttgaagaagaaaaaacttatagaatttaaaatactttcaaataacaaattcagaaaatctaatatattgtataaactatattttgttaaaaataatcacatcattttaagAAACGTTTTGGACTAACACTTAAAAGTTATAATGCTTAcctactattttcatttttcacttaactaaaaaacaaattgtcaaattttattaGGCAagtgcacttttagtccctacattttatttttactacttttagtccctaaaccaattaatgcgTGTTATTTTCGTCATTTCCATCAATCAACCGATGGAAATAGCTGAGGTGGCAGccagaggaattaaaatattataaaaaatgccacatcagcatctaatttttttttaaaaaaattgtcaattttaactaaataaaaaatagaattaaaaacaatacaATTGAATGCCTTTGAACACAAGAacacacaaacccagaaaatcaaatcCAAGAACACAAATCAAATGTcgaggaaattaaaaaaatcaagaacatgccAACATGGAACACATAAAATCAAAGGGCACAGATCTACAAAATACATAGACcttcaaagattcaaaacacaaagaacacaaacccaaacccaaccctcaATCTCTAGCAAACCTAGAACATCACATGAAAAATCAAACCCTCCATACAAACATCAAACCCGaaaacaaacccataaatttcaaacccagaaaaattcGAGAATCTGACCCACAAATTCGAGAAACCTAGAAACAAACCTATAAATttccaacccaaaaaaatttgagaaactaACCCGCAAATTCGAGAAACCTAGGAACAAACCCACAAATCTCCACCACAATTTCCGCCACAAATCTTCCACCTATCTCCACTGCACCATTGAGCTTGGTTCTACCACCTATCTCCAACGAAATCTGTACCACTaagttgagagattgagagatgaAAGAGAGAGACCCACTGATCTGTGAGAGATTGGAGGTAAATGCACtttaaacccaaatccaaatcacCGTCAACCTTAGCCCCTCTCTCTCTACCCAAATCCAAACCACCACTTTTTAGATTAGGTTTGTACTCttaaatttgggtttgtgtttttaaactATTTACTCTAAAAAAATGGCTTGAATTTGCTGGATTCAAGTAGGTGAGAGGATCCGGAACCGGCTCGGATCTGGAGAGGGAAAGTGGTTGAGTAGAAAAATGGGAGCTCAATGGCCTTGGGAATGGCTTGAATCTGCTTCCACTTAGTGGTGACCAGGTGCTTCCTGGACATGGATCGTGGGGCTATGGAGTCTTTCTGGAGGAGTTGTTGGAAAATAACAATGGCTAGGATTGACTACACTCCATTCCCTACGCACTCCCTAAGGATTGGCTGGATCGTGTGGTACCCAGCCGATGATGGCTGCGATGAACCGTGGCTTGACATGGCGGTTCTTAGGTTGTTGGTAGCGGAGCGCCACCACCTCGCCatttcttcttctacttctacAAATGCAATGAGGGGTTTGAAGTTTGGAGTTTAGAGTTGGACTGTGTTGTGTTGTGTgagggtttttaattttatctaatttttttgtgatttaatatttttgagaGTAAATAGttttgtttgttattgtgttc
The sequence above is drawn from the Castanea sativa cultivar Marrone di Chiusa Pesio chromosome 5, ASM4071231v1 genome and encodes:
- the LOC142637353 gene encoding uncharacterized protein LOC142637353, with amino-acid sequence MMLKLFAIFSERLRRIFGEREIQAMVVLSLSFQTILIVMGYRRKVSTSNNLILLLWSSYLLASWFATVSLSIISNNLGNAENKPIDTKLVITSFWAPFFLLHLAGPDTITAYSLEDNALWRRHALTLASQVGVTVFVIIRAWENTLLNILTVAMMIPGIIKIGERIWVLRSASSENFKATTLRRPDPGPNYARYMEEYRSKKEEGFDVTSGTFIEAPIVSDISIPKPANAKIADAHSLQCAYILFKTFKQLFSDLILSIQDIKNSQSFFQKVQFEEAFKVIEVELGFMYDVFYTKAYKVYSLVGGILRLISFSSTVIVLLVFAIVVDEKSVYSREERMVTYVLLSGAIFLEIYSVLILITSDWSMLWLSKRKTAMVDLWYNSISSVPLLVPKKRWSNTMGQYNLITYCLHRKKPTCRAIQRFLFHYELLEKQRYENSMDVSVDLKKLIFEHLLEKSKIALELKVCKELCACRGERVLKNAKCLDCINKEKNKKQNEDVEVESEVPKDAKCFYELSKENRKTLQDSVEAEFDQSILLWHIATTLCYYSDRNTNSNNSVNCPNYEASKSLSDYMLYLLVMRPILLPNGIEQIRFQDTCAEADEFFYERKSIFDETQACIKLLEVSTEIPPSIVKGDRSKSVLFDGCRLAKSLQCMEYQKKWELVSHVWVEMLCYAATKCRWNHHAQQLIRGGELFTHFWLLMSHLGITEQFQISKGHARAMLVVH